The window AATCGCGTTCTTTTTTCTTTCGCGCATAATAAATATTGATAATAAAGAACGGAACCATGGCAATACCGAAATAAAGAAGTTTTACTTGATAATAGATGGGGATGACAAACATCAGGACGGCAACAACACTATAACGATAAAACCACGGCAAGTATTCCTTACGTTTTAATTTTATAGCTGTTAATAACGGGTAGGTGGCTAAATACAGAGCCAGCCAACCGATAAATAACGGAATATGTAACCAAGTAAACCCTCCCGCATAAGCTCCAAGAAAAAAGGGGATGGTCAGCATCGCCCACGCTCCATGTTGTTTTGGAATGAGCCATTTTTTAGTAGAAGACATCACTTCTCACTCCTCTTGTTCGATTCCTGCGAAAGTTCATAGACGTGTCGAAGCGAGAAAAACATACCACCAACCAATCAGACACCGTCTTTTATTCCGCTCTCTTGTTTTATCCCGTCCACTTTACAATGACCACGAATGAAATAAAAGTAGTATTTTATATACTTCTATTATAATCGTCTTCCACTAAAAAGGTTTGTCTATTCTTTAACAATCTTCCAATAGAGGTCCCCTCTTCTATTCATTGAAGTTGCGATAGCACCAGTGACAGCGGGAAATGAATTTCTGGTGCGCTTTTCCAAAGTCCAAGTTTATCTTTTGCTACTCCCAGAATAGCTTGTATGATTGTTCTTTAAAAATTAAGGTTGTCTATCCAATAAGGAGACGGCCATTCCACTTAAATTCAGGAGGTATTTTTCTCCTGTTTCATTTTATTAGATCCCTTCTATTCCGTATCAATATTGGTTTCCTCATTAGTCTCAGCCAATTTCATTCAACCTGTAAGAATAATAAACAAAATAACAGTGTGAACCCTATCTCATTTTTTCGATCTCAATTTAATACTATAGCATCTCATAGCTTCTAGACTGCCTTCCATCTCGAAAACCCCTTTTTCTATTAGCCTCCTTAACCGATATTCCAAGAACTCATCCCCTACATACTGTTCTAAATGACCAAAACATCATAGCCTTCTACTAATGCGTCCAAAAACATTATCTCATCTAGGTTAGTAAAGTAATCTATTTTCTCTTTTGGCGAACAGAGAACGATCATGCAAACGGTATAATCCATTCTTCGATAATTCCGTACATGGTTTCAAAAAATGAGCATTAGGCTGTGTGTATTCAAGCACTTATAATCGAATTTCTTCAGGACTCATCCACTACTATTCTATGCTATGATTTGGTATTAGGAAAATAGTCGCAGGATAAAATTACTCGTAAAGGGAAAAAGCAGTAACCAAGGAGGAAAATACGTGCCAAATACAAATTGGACCAAACTTAGTACTTTACAATTAGGGAGATATGCAGAGTATTTTGCAAAAATGGAGTTTGCATCATATGGATTAGAAGTTTACACAACCGAGGTGGATGACCATGGTGTAGATTTTATTGTTAAAGATAAAAAGGGGCGCTTTTGTGAGATTCAAGTAAAATCTCTTAGAGGAAAAGGATATGTTTTTGTACCCAAAAGCAAATTTGACATCACCAATAAAAATTTATATCTAACTCTATTAATTTTTGAGGTAGGAAAAATGCCCGATATTTTTCTCATACCTGCGAAAGCATGGGAAATGCCTAATGAAATATTTGTAGACAGGAATTACGATAAGCCCGGTCAAAAAAGTACTCCTGAATACGGCATTAACATATCTCAAAAGAATTATCCTATCCTTGAAACATTCAACTTTGAGAATACCATAAAAGAGTTTTTATAAATGGAGGATTCTCCAAGAGGCACCCCCTTTATTTATCAGCGATTCTCTTAAATCCATACCCATTCCTATATATCAGCCGTTTCTGTATGCAAGTAAAGCCGTGCTGACAATCTTCAACACGGCTTTGTTTCCATTATGGCTATGATTGAAAAATACGATCAATGCTTTCAATTTCTTCTTTCGTCAGCTGTACATCGAGTGT of the Bacillus smithii genome contains:
- a CDS encoding DUF4365 domain-containing protein; translation: MPNTNWTKLSTLQLGRYAEYFAKMEFASYGLEVYTTEVDDHGVDFIVKDKKGRFCEIQVKSLRGKGYVFVPKSKFDITNKNLYLTLLIFEVGKMPDIFLIPAKAWEMPNEIFVDRNYDKPGQKSTPEYGINISQKNYPILETFNFENTIKEFL